A region of the Dyadobacter sp. CECT 9275 genome:
ATACCGCATCTGCCGCGTTTAAACTGTTATGCTCGTGTAACAGCTATTGTGATGGAACTTGAAGTAATCACCGAAATCCCTATTTACAGGCCTGCACAGGAAGTTTTTGAAGCCCTATTCGACCAAGATAAAATGGCTGATTTCTTCACTTCGCTGCTCTCTTCACTCACCAGCGAAGGAAAAACTGCTGGCTCCCTTCAAGCGGATAGTGTACCTGGCATGGAGCTGGTGCATGTCATTCCGAACGAAATGATCCAATTCAACTGGACAGTAAGTATAGTACCCACAAGCGTGCTCTTAACCTTTACGCCCATTACCCACACCAGTACATTACTGAAAGTGGTGGAAGGACATTGGAGCAAAAACTCTGAAGGCCTTCGGTCCTATGCGCAGCAAATGCAAACCTGGACTTACTTTAATGTGCGCTTGAAACTCTTTCTGGAACATGGTCTACATCTGGATTCATTCCTGAATAATCCAAACGATAAAGCTTCCTGATGAGCAGATATCTGCTATAATCGCAAGGCAAATTTTCTTGGCCGCTCCGCCCTGTTTGTTTCCGAATAATGTTTTCAACCCGTCCTGATGCACCTCTCGAAAAGTCCGGGAGTAACATCCGACAGGCAATTTTATTGAACAATTACGTTACTCTTCCTTATTCGTTGACAATACAATAGTTACATCTGTATAAAATTATATCATTAGTCATTTTACATTCGATAGTACATCAACTTTAAATAATAAAAAACTATCAATGTTAGATAAAAAACCATCGATAGATATATACAAATGAAGTTAAAAAACTCACTTTTTTATTTTGATACAAAAAATAAGTACTATTTTAGCCAAATTGTTAAAATAGTACTTAACTAATATTGTAACAATAACAAAATACCTGAGCTACGCCATTTTAGATGAAGAAAATAGTATTTTTATTAGCTATCTCATTTTTCAGTTTTGTCTCTGAAACGCAACATTCCGGAGCAGATGCCATCGTAGGCGTATGGCTTTCCGAGGAGAAGGATGGAAAGATTGAAGTGTACAGGACAGGGAATAAGTATAACGGAAAAATTATATGGGGCAAGGAACTTATGGAAGCGGACGGCAAGACTTCCAGAAAGGATATTCACAATCCTGATAAAAAGTTAAGAGCCAGAAGTCTCGAGAACATGGTCATCCTGTCAGACTTTGAATATACCGGCAGCACCTGGGAAAATGGCACCATCTACGATCCGCATAGCGGCAAAACATACAGCTGCATTATTAAGCTGAAAGGTCAGACGTTAGAGATCCGGGGCTTTGTGGGTATCTCTCTGCTGGGCCGCACAACCTACTGGAAGCGAGACACCGAGTAACCGGCACATGACGGATACTTACCCGAAAGAAAGCCATTATATGGTTTCAATACGAATTCTAAATCTATATCCTTTGTTGACCTGAAAAAAGGTATTCAACAATGAGGAAAATAAAAATTGGCATACTGGATCAATCCGTTGTGAGGAAAAACAGTACTGCAAAAGAGGCTATCGAAGAAACCATTGCAACCGCCCGATTAGCTGAAGAACTGGGTTACAGCAGATTCTGGATTTCTGAACACCATAACTCGACTTTTATCGCAGGTTCCACACCGGAAGTACTGATGGTGAAACTTGCGGATGAAACGTCTCATATTAGGATTGGCTCAGGAGGAATAATGCTTCCTAACCACAGTGCATTGAAAGTGGCCGAAAACTTCCGGATGCTGGAGACCCTCTTCCCAGGCCGCATTGACCTGGGCATGGGCCGTGCTCCGGGTACCGACAGGCTGACCTCTTCCCTACTTAATCCTTCCAACGATTTTAGTGAAAGGAGCTATTTGAGGCAACTGGAACATCTTCAGCACTTTTTTGAAGATACCGCCGGAACAGATGATGGCTTTATCTATGCCGTGCCACAGGCTGCCACTACGCCTGGCCAATGGATATTGAGTTCAAGCGGAGGAAGCAGTAGTATTGCTGCAAAATTCGGGTTGGGTTTGGTTGTGGCCAAATTTATTAATGGCTTTGCCGGCCCCGAAGTAATAGACAGCTACCGCAGGGATTTCCGGCCTTCTGCGCACTACCCAAAGCCCGAAGCTATGCTTTCCATTTTCGTACTTTGCGGTGAAACAGAAGAAAAAGCACTGCAAATGAGAAAGATACAGGATTACATACTGCTTCAGTTCGAACGTGGAAACTTTGGCCCTTTCCCCAGTTATGCCGACATCAAAAATTATCAGTTTTCACCCGGCGAACTGGAAAGAATTAAATACAACAGCGGCAGGGTAATATCGGGAACGAAGGAGTCAGTAAAAGAGCAACTCACAGCTCTTGCCGATCGTTTTGATGTGGATGAAATCATCATTTCAACCATGGGCGAGGATGCACAAACGAGAAAAAAATCTTTTGAATTGATTTCGGAGGTATTTCATTTGAGAGAAGCGGTAGTTTAAACTATTTTTGCCGGCAACATTAGCCGCCACAAAAAAATGAACCGCTTCGATAGAATTACGGCCATACTGATCCAGCTCCAGTCACGTAAAATTGTGAGGGCGCAGGATCTGGCCGATCGCTTTGAAATAAGTCTTCGGACGGTTTATCGGGACATCAGCTCCCTGGCTGAGGCAGGAGTACCCATCGTATCGGAAGCAGGGGTGGGTTATTCCATCATGGATGGCTACCGCCTTCCACCGGTTATGTTCACCCGGGAAGAAGCGCGTACATTCATTACGGCTGAAAAATTAATGGAGAAATTCACGGATCTCACGGTGAAGTCGCACTACCAGTCGGCCATGTACAAGATCCGGGCTGTTTTAAAAAGCAGCGAAAAATCCATGGTCGAAAACCTGGAAAACCATATTGAAGTAAGGCAGCATTACAGTCCTTTTGCCACCACATCCGACAACTCCCTGGATCTCCTCCTGAAGAGTATTTCCGAAAAGAAGGCCGTGAATATTCTGTACACGGCCCTTGGCTATGATCAGGCCAGTATGCGGCTCATTGAACCCGTGGGAGTTTACCACGAAAATAATTATTGGTATACCGTTGCCTACTGCCATTTAAGAAAAAATTACCGCAACTTCCGGCTTGACAGGATCGTTAAAATCGAGCTTACCGATACTTCCTTTAATCTGCAGCATGCCCCTCTTAAAGACTTTCTTCAGAAACAGGTAAGCCATGACCAAAACCTGCACCTGATCATCATCAGGCTCCAAAAACGTATACGGCCGTACATCAACGAGCAAAAGTATTACTATGGATATGTTTCGGAGGTAATAGAAGACGACATCGTTGAAATGACATTCCTGAGCAGTTATCTGGAGGGATTTGCGAGGTGGTTCATGATGCTCGCACCCGACGCTTCGATAGTGCAGCCGCAAATCCTGAAAGATCGCCTGAAAAAGCTCATAGCCGAGATTTCCGAAAAATTGTAGCGCCCGCCAATTGCTACTGACATACGTCTGTCATAGGTACCGGTTTACTTTGCTATGAACCTAAAAACAAGAAACTATGATGACGATGCCAGCAACCGAAAAAGAGGTAAACAGCATGCTTTACCTGATCAATAACTTCACCCGGTACAACCTATGGGCCAACGCTACCCTGGTACACTGGCTGAAAACCAAATCTCCGGAGCTGCTGGATAAGGAAGTAACATCCAGTTTCCCAACGATCAGACTTACCTTACTTCATATTCTGAAAACTCAGGGGTACTGGCTTTCTGTTATTTCCGGGGAAGAGTACTCCGAAAACCAGGGAGCCGATCCGGAATCAGTGCTGAGCGAGGTGATTGACCAGTCTGCCCGGATCGTTGAATTTGTAGAGTCTATGCCGGCGGAATCGATTCAGGATGAAACGATGGTGATAAACCCCTGGTTCGAATGCAATTTCCCAAACTTTGAATACATTCTTCATCTGGTCAATCATACCACTTACCACCGCGGACAGATAATTACCGTGGGCCGACAATTAGGCCTTACCGATGCACCGATAACGGATTACAACTTCTTTAATGTAAGGGGAAAGTGAAATTGCAAAAACGAACAGCAGATTATCAAAACACATAACAGCACCATAAAAATCTATTATTCAATAAGTTAAAGCAACACAATTCATAAAACCTGCCGCCGTGATTTAATTATACATCCGCTATCCGGAAACTTACCCGCTCAGTAAAAACCTCGGCGGGTATTTCCGTTTAATAAATGGCACAAACCATTCCGGATTTTCCTGCGTTCTGCTATTTCATAAAAAGAACCAGTAATGTCATCTCCCCTAAAACCAAAAATGCTGGGTATATCCGGAAGCCTGCGTAAGGACTCTACCAATTCTCTGATTCTTCAGACCATACAACTTCATCAGTCCGGCATGGCCGACATGGAGATATATTCAGGCTTGGATCAGTTGCCACATTTTAATCCCGGCATTACGGAACCGGATATTGTTAAAGAATTTAAACAAAAACTGGCAGCCGCCGATGCACTTATCATCAGCACCCCTGAGTATGCGTTTGGCGTACCAGGAGTTTTGAAAAATGCGCTGGACTGGTTAGTATCCAGTGGCGAATTGAACGAAAAACCGGTGGCAGCCATCAGTGCATCACCATTATGGTCGGGTGGCGATAAAGCAATGGCTTCCCTCCTGCTCACATTACAGGCCCTGGGTACCCACACCAGCGAAAACACGACACTTTCTATTCCTCTGATCAAGACCAGGTTTAACAGTGATATGCAATTAACTGATCCCGAAATCCTGCATCAGTTGAAAAATCTGGTTAAAAATCTTTTATGTATCCTGAACCCGAAGACTTAGAATTTTCATTCATATTTGTAAAAGCATATTTATTATATCAATAGCAAAAGACTATTATTTCTATATGCTAAATAGAAATATAACTATCTTTGAAACGTTAACCTTAAATTGTGAAGACCTTATGAAATTCGAGACCTTACAGTTGCACGCAGGACAGACGCCGGATCCGGCTACAAATTCACGGGCGGTGCCACTTTATCAAACCACTTCTTATGTTTTCAACAATGCAGAACACGCGGCTAACCTGTTCGCTCTGAAAGAGTTCGGAAATATTTATACCCGGATCATGAATCCTACGACGGATGTTTTTGAAAAACGGGTGGCTGCTCTTGAAGGTGGCGTAGCGGCTCTCGCCACCGCCTCGGGACACTCGGCGCAGTTCCTGGCCATCAACAACATCACCACCGTCGGAGATAATTTTGTAACGACTTCCTTTTTATACGGAGGCACGTATAATCAGTTCAAGAACTCCTTCAAGGCAATTGGTGTGGAAGCTCGCTTTGCCGACGGCGACAACGTGGAAAGTTTCGAAAAGCTGATTGACGAAAAAACCAAGTTACTATACCTGGAAACAATTGGAAACCCAGGTTTCAACGTGCCAGATTTCGAAGCATTTGCCGCTTTGGCTGCCAAGTATGACCTTCCATTGATCGTCGACAATACCTTTGGTGCAGCCGGGGCCATTGCCCAGCCCATCAAACACGGTGCCCACGTAGTGGTACAGTCGGCCACCAAATGGATAGGCGGCCATGGAACCTCCATTGGCGGAGTTATTGTGGATGCAGGTACCTATAATTGGGGAAATGGAAAATTCGCACAATTCACTTCCCCTTCGCCGTCCTATCACGGCCTGATTTATAACGATGTGTTTGGTATTGGCGGGCCATTTGGAAACATTCAGTTCATTATCAGAGCCCGTGTGGAAGGCCTGCGCGACTGGGGACCTTCGTTATCACCTTTTAATTCCTTTTTATTCCTTCAGGGCCTGGAAACACTCTCGCTCCGTATTGAGCGTACCTGTGAAAATGCGCTGAAACTTGCGGAATGGCTGGAAGCACATGATGAAATAGAAAGTGTAAATTATCCAGGCCTGCCTTCCAACCAGTATCACGGCCTGGCCAAAAAATACCTTACCAGAGGGTTCGGAGGAGTACTATCCTTTGTGCTGAAAGGCGATAAGAAAAGAGCCGAAGCTTTTGTTGACAACCTTCAGCTGATCAGTAACCTGGCCAACGTAGGAGACTCCAAAACACTGGTTATCCACCCGGCGTCCACCACTCACTCTCAGCTATCGGAAGCCGAACAGCTCACAGCAGGTGTTCACCCTTCAGGTATACGCATTTCGTTAGGTATCGAACATATCGATGACATTATAGCGGACATCGAAGCAGCGATAAGCAAAATTTAGTAACTGATAGGATTGATTATTGAAATAAACTAAAGAGGACAGGATGGCTCATATTGGCCTGGCGGTCCTCTTTATTATTTCTTTGCAGCATATATCCCGTTTAACGGGGCAACCGTACAGTCGTAACCGGGCTTTCAGATAACCGCTTCCTTTCCTTTAAATTTTATCTCGTTTATCTCAATCGGCTGATTGCCAATCCATAACATGGTATTAATACCGTCAGGACGCCCACAGGATCGTTTCAAATTCCCCGTAATTATAAAATCAGGTTGTTGTACATCGCCGGTTATAGCCCATGAGCTATCTACCTCACAAGCTTCAACAATTTGGTAGGTATTCCCGTTTGTCCCCTTTTCCCTGATCCCAAAGATACCCCTTCCGTAATGGACCGCCTCCACCTTCTCCACTTTACGTATCACCACATCTCCGCATCCGCATGCCGGGGTTGCCTCCTTTTTCTGACACGAAAACATTGATAAAACCGATAAAGCCAGCAGGCCGTTTACATATTTTCCTATTCTCTTCATTTGTGTCAGGGATTAAGTATATTTCAGTAGACACATATATTTTTATATCCGTTGCTGGAAATCTGAAAAAAAAACGAAAAAATAATGGGCCGACCCGAAATCCCGGACGGCCCATTACAAGATGAAAAACCGAATTATATAACAACTTAATAATCAATCCATTATTCCTTCCAAAGCGAACAAAAAGGCGTACTGTAATGCCACTTCTTTCAGAAAATCAAAGCGCCCGGAAGCACCGCCATGTCCTGCTTCCATATTGGTTTTAAGCAACAGAATATTCTGATCCGTTTTATGCGTTCTCAAACGGGCCACCCATTTGGCAGGCTCAAAATACTGCACCTGACTGTCGTGTAATCCCGTGGTTACCAACATATTGGGATATGCCTTTTTAGCCACGTTGTCATAGGGAGAGTATGATTTCATATAAAAGTACGCTTCCTTCTCTTTTGGATTCCCCCACTCGTCAAACTCATTGGTAGTCAAGGGGATACTCTCATCCAGCATGGTTGTTACCACATCCACAAACGGAACATCCGCGATAACCCCATGCCATAGGTCCGGACGAAGGTTCACGACAGCACCCATCAGCAAGCCGCCTGCACTTCCACCTTCGGCATACAAATGTTGTTTTGAGGTATACTGCTGGCTGATGAGATACTCGGCACAGGCAATAAAATCGGTAAAAGTGTTTTTCTTCTTAAACAATTTACCATCCTCATACCACTGCCTGCCCATTTCCTGCCCTCCCCTGATGTGCGCAAGAGCAAAAATAAAGCCGCGGTTCAACAGGCTCAGCCTGCCGGAACTAAAACCTGCATCCATACTATTGCCGTAAGAGCCATATCCATACAGCAGCAGCGGCGCGTTCCCATCCTTCCTGGTCCCTTTTTTGTACACAAGCGAAATGGGTACCTTCACGCCATCCGCTGCGGTGGCATACAGTCGTTCCGTGACATACTCCTCCGGCGAATAGCCGCCCACAACTTCCTGACGCTTTTTAAGCTCCTTATCCCTTGTTTCCATGTTGTAATCGTACACAGAATTCGGCGTGGTAAGCGACGTATAAATATATCTCAGGTTAGCAGTATTGAACTCCGGATTGGAGCCAGCGTAGGCGGTATATGCGGGTTCTCCGAAATCCACATAATGTTCCGTCCCGTTCTTTTCATTCCTGATGCGCAGTTGCAGCAAGCCGTTTTTTCTTTCGGTAACAACCAGAAAATCCTTAAAAACATCGATTTCCTCCAGCAGTACATCAGGCCTGTGAGGGATCACTTCCTTCCAGTTTTCCACGCCCGTCCGAGACAAAGCCGTTTCCATCAACCTGAAATTCAAGGCATCCTTGTTCGTCACAATCAAAAACCTGTCATTCTGGTGATCCACGTCGTACAATACGTCCTTCAAACGGGGTTGAAACAGCTCAAAATTTCCTTCTGGCCGATCCGCATCCAATATACGTACCTCAGAAGACATGGTGGCCGAGGAACTGATCAGAATGTACTTTTCCGACTTCGTTTTGCCTACGCCAATGTAGTTGCTCTTGTCCTTTTCATGGTAAACAACCACATCTTTTTTCGCTTCCGTACCCAGCTTGTGTCTCTTTATTTTCTCGCTGAGCAGCGTTTTCGAATTTGTAGCAGTATAAAACAGTGTTTTATTATCATTTCCCCAAACCGAACCACCGCTGGTAGGGAAAATAGCGTCTGTGAGCAGTTCGCCCGTCGCCAGATTTTTAACATAAATCGTATACTGTCTTCTGGAAACCGTATCCACACCAAATGCGAGCAGGTTATTGTCAGGACTGATATTAAACCCGGCCACCGAATAGTAGGCATGCCCAATAGCGAGTTGATCTACATCCAGCAGAATTTCCTCCGGGGCTCCCAGCGAGCCCTTTTTACGACAATATTTATAATATTGCTCCCCTTCCTCACTTCTTGTATAGTAAAAATATCCATTATGAAACACCGGCACCGACTCATCTTTCTCCTTAATGCGCACCTTCATTTCATCGAAAAGTGACTTTTGGAAAGCATCGGTACCTGCCATCATGGCATCGGTATAGGCATTTTCCTCATTCAGGTACTTTACAACCTCCGCGCTGTCGGGCCCCTGCGTGAAAAAATCGGCCATCCAGTAATATTCGTCATTGCGTTTGTCGCCATGCATTCCTGTTTCATGATCCTTTTTTTCTGCTACGGGAGGAGTCAGCCCCGGCCATTGATACGTATCCTTCACTTTATTTTTTTGGTTACACGAAAAAACAATAACAGACAAAACCACCAAAATGATTCTCATGATTCTTAAATTCAATGATAAAGAAATAAATCCTATTTAATACAAACAAAAGAAAACAACGTTACAACCTCATTCACAGATTGGACATAAAACCTCAAAAACATAATTAAAGTACTTTACTTTTAATATTTCATTTAATTATCATATATATTTTACTTTTAATATTTTCTATATGTAACCATCTCATAAACAGATCATTAAAATCTGTCCTAATCATATTAAGTTTTAAAAGAATTATATAAATTAATACATTTTAAACTATTTAAAAGAAATAAACTATTAATACATATAATTAATTCACAAACTAGTAATTTGTGCTAATAGTCAGATACTTTTGAACTGTATAGCATGAATAAAAAGTACGATCCGAATAGTACGCATCATTCATACGCTATCTAATAAACATACAACACTTATTTATCATAATATACTTTAATTACATTATTTATATATTATATTAATAAATAAATTTTAAAAATATAATATATTCAATACTTTTAATATATACTAAATATATAAATCTTTAAAAAAGCTCAATTCTATAATACTTTTACCACGGGTGAAATGATTTTTACTTATCATTAGATTAATACTTTCCTACCTGATGAGACCACCAGGTACTTTTCATACTAAATTAGCTATTCATACTTTTAGTATACTGAATTAAAATTAATCTTTTAATACTTATATAACTTTTAATACTTTAACGAATATCATGTAGAGAAGACGCCGGTACCATACCAGAAATACTAGCGGGCATCAATTCATCTCCGTCAAAATCTTATATTTGAGTTTCGTTAAATACTGACTCATGGACAAACCCGTTCACAAGCTTTTTCTTCTCGACGCCATGGCGTTGATCTACCGCGCACACTTTGCATTCATCAAGGCACCGCGCATTACCTCCAAAGGCTTAAATACCAGCGCTGTTTTCGGCTTTACCAATACATTGCTCGAGGTTTTACAAAAAGAGAAACCGACCCATATCGGCGTCGCTTTTGATACTGCCGCTCCAACTTTCCGTCATATACAATTTGAGGCTTATAAAGCACAGCGCCAGGAACAACCCGAAGATATTACGGTGGCCATTCCGCTGGTCAAAAAACTGCTGGAAGCGATGTGTATCCCGGTGCTGGTACTGGACGGCTTCGAGGCCGACGATATCATTGGTACCATTGCCAAAGAAGCCTCCAAAGAGGGATTTGAGGTATACATGATGACACCCGACAAGGACTATGGCCAGCTGGTGGAACAATACGTGCACATTTACAAGCCCGCTTTTATGGGCAAAGGGGCGGAAATTCTCGGCGTTCAGGAAGTACTTGACCGCTGGCAGATCAAGCGCATTGACCAGGTAGTGGATATCCTTGGCTTAATGGGTGACGCCGTGGACAATATTCCCGGCATCCCCGGGGTGGGCGAAAAAACCGCACAAAAGCTCATAGAGGAATACGATACCATTGAAAACCTGATTGCGCATGCTGGGGAAATCAAAGGAAAACTGGGTGAAAAAATCAGAGAAAATTTCGACAAAGCGTTGCTTAGCAAACAGCTCGCTACGATTGATATCAAAGTTCCGGTACCGTTTGACGCCGAGGATCTCACCGTATGCAGCCCGGATACGGAGAAAATCATAGCGCTCTTTGACGAACTGGAATTTAAAACCTTACGCCAGCGCGTGCTGGGAACGGCCATGCCAGCAGCGGCCGCCCTTCTTCCTACACCAAAGCAAAAAACGGCAGATAAGAAAGGGCAGTTGGATCTTTTTGGCAACCCGACGGAAGAACTTGGGAGCCAGCCGGCCGTGATCAGTGAAAACTTTGCGGACCCGGACCAGCCTGATACCGGAGAAACACAGGCATTACTCCCCAAAAGGACTATCGACAATTCGTTTCACCGTTACCATACCGTTGATACCCCCGAGCTGATGCAAAGCCTGGCCTATTACCTGAGCCAGCAGGAGTCCTTTTGTTTTGACACCGAAACCAATTCGCTGGATGCCGTCAATGCAGAGCTGGTAGGTATGTCGTTTGCTTATCTGGCGGGTGAAGCCTTTTACATCCCGGTTCCTGCAAACCAGGCTGAAGCGCAGCAAATCGTAGATGTTTTCAAAGAAGTATTCGAAAATGAAAAGATTGGGAAGATAGGTCAGAATATCAAATACGACCTGCTGGTACTGAAGAATTATGGCGTTGACGTAAGAGGTAAGCTCAGCGATACCATGCTGGCCCATTACCTGCTCGAACCGGACAAACGGCACGGAATGGATCTGCTTTCAGAAAGTTACCTGAATTACACTCCGGTTTCGATCACCGAACTGATCGGTAAAAAAGGCGTCCGCCAGGGAAATATGCGGGACGTACCCATCCCCGAAATTACCCAGTACGCCGGTGAGGACGCCGATATTACGTTCCGGCTCAATACCATTTTTACAAAGGAACTGCCCAAGTATAACGCACAAAAGCTATTTGAAACAGTAGAAATGCCGCTCGTGCAGGTACTGTCGGACATGGAAAGCACGGGGGTGAGGATCGACAGCAACGCCCTTGCAGAAATGTCCAGATTACTGGAAAATGACATGCGGGTGACCGAATCTCAGATTTTTGAGGCGGCCGGTACTTCCTTCAATATCAGTTCTCCCAAGCAGCTTGGTGAAGTTCTGTTCGATAAAATGAAACTGATTGCCAAGCCCAAAAAGACCAAAACAGGACAATACGCGACGGGTGAAGATATTCTTTCGGAACTGGAAAACGACCATGAAATTGCACGTAAAATACTGGATTTTAGAGAATTACAAAAATTAAAATCAACCTATGTAGATGCCTTGCCAACCCTGGTAAGCCCCAGAACCGGACGTATACATACCTCGTACAACCAGGCAGTTGCGGCCACCGGGCGGCTGAGCTCTACCAATCCCAATCTACAGAATATCCCCATCCGCACACCGCGCGGGAAGGAAATCAGAAGGGCTTTTATTCCCTCTTCCGACGCATTCCAAATCCTTTCGGCGGATTATTCGCAGATTGAACTTCGGATCATGGCAGCATTCAGTGAAGATACGAGTATGATTGAGGCATTTAACCAGGGACGGGATATCCATGCCACCACTGCCAGTAAGGTGTTTAAGGTAGATCTGGACGCCGTTACCTCTGACATGCGGAGGAAGGCCAAAATGGTAAATTTTGGAATTATCTATGGCATATCGGCTTTCGGGCTGGCTCAGCGGCTGGCAATACCCCGTGGTGAAGCTGCCGAAATTATCAGAGCCTATTTCGAAGAATTTCCGGCTATCAAAGCTTATATGGACCGGGTGGTCAACGATGCGCGGGAGCATCATTTTGTGGAAACCATTCTGGGCCGCAGGAGGTACCTGGCAGACATCAATTCTCGCAACCAGACCAACCGGGGATATGCGGAACGAAATGCTATAAACGCACCGATCCAGGGATCCGCAGCGGATATGATTAAAGTGGCGATGATCAATATCCATGATTTTATGAAATCGGAAAACCTCCGGTCGCGTATGATCCTGCAGGTTCATGATGAACTCGTGTTTGAGGCGCATAAAGACGAAATTCCTTTACTCCGGGAAAAAGTAGATGAATTAATGCGCACCGCCATTTCACTACCCGTCAGGATGGAAACAGGGATCGGGATAGGCGCCAACTGGCTCGAAGCACACTGATATCAACAGCATTTTTTGTACAACCTCAGTTTCCCGGAAGCTGAGGTTTTTTCATTTTATAATCACAATTTAACAATTACTTTACAAGCAAAAATGGGCCATAGTAGCGGCGATGTGTGAAATTTGCAGCTGGATTAGTGATCCGGGACAAAAAAGTCATAAAAACCGGGCGGTTTAAAAACTATATTGTTTACAGATAAAAGTGCATTTTTAATCAAAAAATTGATTTTGAAGAATTTAATAATTAATTTTCAATACAGCAATCAGTTACTTACAATAGTCCAAATAAAGTACAGGTAAGTATTCACGTGTGAGCGCATTTAACATGGCGTTTTTGTTAAGTATATATTAACACTAAATTCAGGCTTTTTCACTCAACAGATGCTTATGATAAACTCCTACTTTTTAATAAATATCCGTTACCGTCCCACCAGTATTCCCGCTGACTTAGCCGTCCGGCCAGTCACAACATGGTGCCGGTATGTGTCGGCAAAAAACAGCAGCGTGTTTTTAATATAGTCTCAGTACCCACATCAATACCCGTCAGGACATATACAGTCTCATTACCTGTTTATATGCCCCGATGTCCTTGTTAGCAAAAATAGCAGTACCCCATTACCACTTTTATTACCAAGTTAATTTTTCTTTTGATCACCTAATTCAATTATCATGTCTGAAACTGTTTTACCCAGAAAAACCTTGCGGAAGTTTTCCCGCATTATTTTCTGCCACAGTATCCTAACCTGTGCAGCCGTGAGCCTGCCCGCCGTTCATGCGATGCCTGTGGTAGTAGCTTCCAAAATTGACAAAACCATTACCGGAAAAATTTCCGATGAGAACGGGGTGGGCCTGCCCGGTGTAAGTGTGATAATGAAGGGCAGCACAACAGGAACCATTTCTGACTCAGAAGGCAAGTATACCATTTCGCTGCCCAATAACGGTGCCATACTGATATACTCCTATGTAGGTTACCTTTCCAAAGAAATCAACGTAACCACGGCGTCCAACATTGATGTAGTGATGGAACCCGATGTACGCAACCTCAACGAGGTGGTAGTTACCGCTTTGGGTATCAA
Encoded here:
- a CDS encoding S9 family peptidase gives rise to the protein MRIILVVLSVIVFSCNQKNKVKDTYQWPGLTPPVAEKKDHETGMHGDKRNDEYYWMADFFTQGPDSAEVVKYLNEENAYTDAMMAGTDAFQKSLFDEMKVRIKEKDESVPVFHNGYFYYTRSEEGEQYYKYCRKKGSLGAPEEILLDVDQLAIGHAYYSVAGFNISPDNNLLAFGVDTVSRRQYTIYVKNLATGELLTDAIFPTSGGSVWGNDNKTLFYTATNSKTLLSEKIKRHKLGTEAKKDVVVYHEKDKSNYIGVGKTKSEKYILISSSATMSSEVRILDADRPEGNFELFQPRLKDVLYDVDHQNDRFLIVTNKDALNFRLMETALSRTGVENWKEVIPHRPDVLLEEIDVFKDFLVVTERKNGLLQLRIRNEKNGTEHYVDFGEPAYTAYAGSNPEFNTANLRYIYTSLTTPNSVYDYNMETRDKELKKRQEVVGGYSPEEYVTERLYATAADGVKVPISLVYKKGTRKDGNAPLLLYGYGSYGNSMDAGFSSGRLSLLNRGFIFALAHIRGGQEMGRQWYEDGKLFKKKNTFTDFIACAEYLISQQYTSKQHLYAEGGSAGGLLMGAVVNLRPDLWHGVIADVPFVDVVTTMLDESIPLTTNEFDEWGNPKEKEAYFYMKSYSPYDNVAKKAYPNMLVTTGLHDSQVQYFEPAKWVARLRTHKTDQNILLLKTNMEAGHGGASGRFDFLKEVALQYAFLFALEGIMD
- the polA gene encoding DNA polymerase I, with product MDKPVHKLFLLDAMALIYRAHFAFIKAPRITSKGLNTSAVFGFTNTLLEVLQKEKPTHIGVAFDTAAPTFRHIQFEAYKAQRQEQPEDITVAIPLVKKLLEAMCIPVLVLDGFEADDIIGTIAKEASKEGFEVYMMTPDKDYGQLVEQYVHIYKPAFMGKGAEILGVQEVLDRWQIKRIDQVVDILGLMGDAVDNIPGIPGVGEKTAQKLIEEYDTIENLIAHAGEIKGKLGEKIRENFDKALLSKQLATIDIKVPVPFDAEDLTVCSPDTEKIIALFDELEFKTLRQRVLGTAMPAAAALLPTPKQKTADKKGQLDLFGNPTEELGSQPAVISENFADPDQPDTGETQALLPKRTIDNSFHRYHTVDTPELMQSLAYYLSQQESFCFDTETNSLDAVNAELVGMSFAYLAGEAFYIPVPANQAEAQQIVDVFKEVFENEKIGKIGQNIKYDLLVLKNYGVDVRGKLSDTMLAHYLLEPDKRHGMDLLSESYLNYTPVSITELIGKKGVRQGNMRDVPIPEITQYAGEDADITFRLNTIFTKELPKYNAQKLFETVEMPLVQVLSDMESTGVRIDSNALAEMSRLLENDMRVTESQIFEAAGTSFNISSPKQLGEVLFDKMKLIAKPKKTKTGQYATGEDILSELENDHEIARKILDFRELQKLKSTYVDALPTLVSPRTGRIHTSYNQAVAATGRLSSTNPNLQNIPIRTPRGKEIRRAFIPSSDAFQILSADYSQIELRIMAAFSEDTSMIEAFNQGRDIHATTASKVFKVDLDAVTSDMRRKAKMVNFGIIYGISAFGLAQRLAIPRGEAAEIIRAYFEEFPAIKAYMDRVVNDAREHHFVETILGRRRYLADINSRNQTNRGYAERNAINAPIQGSAADMIKVAMINIHDFMKSENLRSRMILQVHDELVFEAHKDEIPLLREKVDELMRTAISLPVRMETGIGIGANWLEAH